One genomic region from Rosa rugosa chromosome 1, drRosRugo1.1, whole genome shotgun sequence encodes:
- the LOC133727079 gene encoding translation machinery-associated protein 22, translating into MAGKPQPVRVLYCAVCSLPAEYCEFGPDFEKCKPWLVQNAPELYPDLVRDATAKEADRVADQLNATGISFGSGDGATASSAPKEEVKRLPGGKVKKKEKLEVIIEKVTRNKRKCITTVKGLELFGVKLSDASKKLGKKFATGASVVKGPTEKDQIDVQGDIFYDIVEFITDTWPDVPESAIFFIEDGRKVPAV; encoded by the exons ATGGCGGGAAAACCCCAACCGGTTCGCGTCCTGTACTGCGCGGTCTGCAGTTTACCGGCCGAGTACTGTGAATTCGGACCCGATTTCGAGAAATGCAAGCCCTGGTTGGTCCAAAACGCCCCGGAGCTTTACCCCGATCTCGTCAGAG ATGCTACTGCGAAGGAAGCTGATAGAGTAGCCGATCAGTTGAACGCCACCGGTATCTCTTTCGGAAGTGGCGACGGAGCTACCGCTTCTTCAG CGCCTAAAGAAGAGGTCAAGCGTCTGCCGGGTGGGAAGGTCAAGAAAAAG GAGAAGCTGGAGGTTATTATTGAAAAGGTTACACGCAATAAGCGAAAATGTATCACAACTGTCAAAGGACTGGAGCTTTTTG GTGTCAAACTTAGTGATGCTTCAAAGAAGTTAGGGAAGAAATTTGCTacaggagcttctgttgttaaG GGGCCAACCGAGAAGGACCAAATTGATGTTCAAGGGGATATATTTTATGACATTGTGGAGTTCATTACCGACACCTGGCCTGAT GTCCCAGAGTCTGCAATTTTCTTTATTGAAGATGGCAGAAAGGTTCCAGCTGTTTAA
- the LOC133733825 gene encoding LOB domain-containing protein 22-like, with amino-acid sequence MDRESSPSPLNQACASCKHQRKKCDSNCELAPYFPANKYHEFQNAHKLFGVSNILKIIASIEPHKRKAAAESILFEGNAWKSDPVHGCLGVIKDLTAQMSFHEKQLSVVNQHLAFHKEQQKKKQEQDQSDFLNDELPDLPDELMEDMKIFEHGHNYWSNLVGADGEKPFDMEHTEAFDKEVNPLTYFNGQAGECSTAAPKAEQCLEFVKKEKTEDEAIPSTTHKRDAHQE; translated from the exons ATGGATAGGGAGAGTTCACCATCACCTCTAAATCAAGCTTGTGCTTCTTGCAAGCACCAGAGAAAGAAATGTGACTCCAACTGTGAATTGGCTCCATACTTTCCGGCGAACAAGTACCATGAGTTTCAGAACGCTCACAAACTTTTTGGCGTGAGCAACATACTGAAGATCATAGCCTCGATTGAACCACATAAAAGAAAAGCTGCTGCTGAATCCATACTCTTTGAAGGGAACGCGTGGAAGAGTGATCCTGTGCATGGTTGCCTCGGTGTGATCAAAGATCTGACAGCCCAGATGTCCTTTCATGAAAAACAACTCAGTGTTGTGAATCAACACCTAGCATTTCATAAGGAGCAGCAAAAGAAAAAGCAAGAACAAGATCAATCTGATTTTCTCAATGATGAGCTTCCTGATCTA CCCGATGAACTAATGGAAGACATGAAAATTTTTGAACATGGACACAATTACTGGTCAAATTTGGTCGGAGCAGATGGGGAGAAGCCCTTTGACATGGAGCACACAGAAGCATTTGATAAGGAAGTAAATCCCCTTACATATTTCAATGGACAAGCTGGAGAATGCAG TACTGCTGCCCCAAAGGCCGAACAATGCTTGGAGTttgtgaagaaagaaaaaactgaaGATGAGGCCATACCGTCCACAACACACAAGAGAGACGCACATCAAGAATGA
- the LOC133733598 gene encoding uncharacterized protein LOC133733598 → MSGGEDSKPKKGSSESGSARTPEAWENPNHPLYLHHSDQPGAILVSQSMEENNYTAWIQSMSMALTIKNKKGFVDGSIPRPTNRVEEALQWQRCDTLVKTWLLGSMSKEISGSVIHCKTARDMWLELQERFSHTNTVQLFNIENAIHDTEQSNGTVTSYFTKLKSLWDERDAIYEIPACSVRQPKRSRHIWKTRRL, encoded by the coding sequence ATGTCAGGCGGGGAAGATTCGAAACCCAAAAAAGGTAGTTCAGAATCGGGTTCAGCAAGAACACCAGAAGCATGGGAAAACCCCAATCATCCTCTATACCTCCATCACTCGGATCAGCCTGGTGCAATACTTGTATCACAGTCCATGGAGGAGAACAATTACACTGCTTGGATCCAGTCCATGAGCATGGCCCTAACCATAAAAAATAAGAAAGGATTTGTTGATGGATCAATTCCAAGGCCAACCAACAGAGTTGAAGAAGCATTGCAGTGGCAGCGCTGCGACACCTTGGTCAAAACTTGGCTGCTGGGTTCGATGTCTAAAGAGATCTCCGGAAGCGTAATTCATTGCAAGACTGCCAGGGATATGTGGCTGGAGTTGCAGGAGCGATTCTCTCATACAAACACTGTGCAGTTGTTCAATATTGAGAATGCAATTCACGACACTGAACAAAGTAATGGAACGGTGACCTCCTACTTCACCAAACTCAAAAGCCTTTGGGACGAGAGGGATGCGATCTATGAAATTCCAGCTTGTAGTGTGAGGCAGCCCAAGAGATCAAGGCATATATGGAAAACCAGAAGACTATGA